In a single window of the Aminomonas paucivorans DSM 12260 genome:
- a CDS encoding 1-phosphofructokinase family hexose kinase produces the protein MIVTVTLNPAVDEEYLVPEFRPGSWFRATSVNRSAGGKGINVSILLRQMGCDSAALGFLAGYNGEYVRDALRRERITTNFVNVRGETRTNTYVVDEVGHVETGIAELGPYIPEEALSRFFRNYERILHRADGVVMGGSLPPGVPQDIFRELTLLARRHSKPVFIDASGSPLLMALEGGPTVAKIDHRFMSLVMGVPLSTLDNLVGIAQKVHAQGVPWMVASYRTYGDLFSTPEGVFIAEVERKGIVSLFGASDALLAGLVLGLGERMPAEDAIRFAMAAALEDAMHMEKGVRSRASVEQHLSKVKLDRVG, from the coding sequence ATGATCGTGACGGTAACGCTCAACCCTGCGGTGGACGAAGAGTACCTCGTCCCGGAGTTTCGGCCTGGGAGCTGGTTTCGGGCCACCAGCGTCAACCGTTCCGCGGGAGGGAAGGGCATCAACGTTTCCATCCTGCTGCGGCAGATGGGGTGCGACTCCGCGGCCCTGGGCTTCCTGGCGGGGTACAACGGAGAGTACGTCCGGGACGCCCTGCGACGGGAGCGTATCACCACCAACTTCGTCAACGTGCGGGGGGAAACCCGCACGAACACCTATGTGGTGGACGAGGTGGGACACGTGGAGACGGGCATCGCCGAGCTGGGCCCCTACATCCCCGAAGAGGCCCTGAGCCGGTTCTTCCGGAACTACGAGAGGATCCTGCACCGTGCCGACGGGGTGGTCATGGGGGGATCCCTTCCCCCGGGAGTTCCCCAGGATATCTTTCGAGAGCTGACCCTCTTGGCCCGTCGCCACAGCAAACCGGTTTTCATCGACGCCTCCGGGTCCCCCCTCCTCATGGCGTTGGAGGGGGGACCCACGGTGGCCAAAATCGACCATCGCTTCATGTCCCTGGTAATGGGGGTTCCCCTTTCCACCCTGGACAACCTGGTAGGGATCGCCCAGAAGGTGCATGCCCAGGGGGTGCCCTGGATGGTAGCCTCCTACCGGACCTACGGAGACCTCTTCTCCACCCCCGAGGGAGTCTTCATCGCCGAGGTGGAGCGCAAGGGCATCGTCTCCCTCTTCGGAGCCAGCGACGCTCTGTTGGCGGGACTGGTCCTGGGGTTGGGAGAACGCATGCCTGCGGAGGACGCCATCCGCTTCGCCATGGCGGCGGCCCTGGAGGACGCCATGCACATGGAAAAGGGAGTTCGTTCCCGGGCGTCGGTGGAGCAGCATCTTTCCAAGGTCAAACTGGATCGGGTGGGGTAG
- a CDS encoding CBS domain-containing protein, which yields MRIADVMDRDLTALTVDSTLGEAIEVLSRHGLTGVPVVDDQLRLVGFLSEQDIVRAALPGYFEYLQDSFVIPDFGQFQNRLRRVSLERVEKYMVRKVISFQEDDSDFYVAMTLIKHNIKRAPVVLDGILAGMVNRADLLERIMCDELNGQA from the coding sequence ATGAGGATTGCGGACGTGATGGACCGGGACCTGACGGCCCTGACGGTGGACTCCACCCTGGGGGAGGCCATCGAGGTCCTTTCCCGGCACGGCCTCACGGGGGTTCCCGTGGTGGACGACCAGCTTCGGCTTGTGGGATTCCTGAGCGAGCAGGACATCGTCCGGGCGGCTCTTCCGGGGTACTTCGAGTATCTCCAGGATTCCTTCGTGATCCCCGACTTCGGACAGTTCCAAAACCGTCTCCGTCGGGTCAGCCTGGAGCGGGTGGAGAAGTACATGGTCCGCAAGGTCATCTCCTTCCAGGAGGACGACAGCGATTTCTACGTGGCCATGACCCTCATCAAGCACAACATCAAGCGGGCCCCGGTGGTCCTGGACGGGATCCTGGCGGGGATGGTCAATCGGGCGGACCTGCTGGAACGGATCATGTGCGACGAGCTGAACGGTCAGGCATGA
- a CDS encoding arsenate reductase/protein-tyrosine-phosphatase family protein, producing the protein MIPILFVCSGNTCRSPMAAAFFNARAEADAPSSGLRAESAGIAAVPGAPATAPAIQAAAERGVDLSCHRARCLDESLWKQASLVLCLSSTHLRFLRGWAVKGAPVPRLYGEYLSLKGSPEVPDPYGGTLAVYRTVATLLWDWSPLLLDLQTRKGQGT; encoded by the coding sequence ATGATCCCCATCCTCTTCGTTTGCTCCGGAAACACCTGCCGCAGCCCGATGGCTGCGGCGTTTTTCAATGCTCGGGCGGAGGCGGATGCGCCCTCCTCCGGCCTGCGGGCGGAATCGGCGGGGATTGCGGCGGTTCCCGGTGCCCCCGCCACGGCCCCGGCGATTCAGGCTGCGGCGGAAAGGGGCGTGGACCTCTCCTGCCACCGGGCGCGCTGTCTGGACGAATCCCTTTGGAAGCAGGCTTCTCTGGTGTTGTGTCTGTCCTCGACCCATCTGCGTTTTCTCCGGGGATGGGCCGTCAAGGGAGCCCCGGTGCCCCGACTCTACGGGGAGTATCTGTCCCTGAAGGGATCCCCGGAGGTGCCGGACCCCTACGGGGGCACTCTGGCGGTCTATAGGACGGTGGCAACTTTGCTCTGGGACTGGAGTCCTCTCCTTTTGGACCTCCAGACTCGGAAGGGACAAGGGACTTAA
- the fliS gene encoding flagellar export chaperone FliS — protein MDENAVLKARDVYRTNQIQTASREQLLLLTYDIGIRSCAMALDALENKDTEGTNQHLQKAQAVIRELMITLNVEQGGEVAQSLMSLYDYLYYQLVEANVHKNPEPVIQVKQMLEELRQTWVEAIDKLRQEAQPEAVTPSPAPVPVQTSAGGSLSGGFNLAG, from the coding sequence ATGGACGAGAACGCTGTCCTGAAGGCCCGCGACGTATACCGAACGAACCAGATCCAGACGGCGAGCCGGGAGCAGCTGCTGCTGTTGACCTACGACATCGGCATCCGCTCCTGCGCCATGGCCCTGGATGCCCTGGAAAACAAGGATACGGAGGGAACGAACCAACACCTCCAGAAGGCCCAGGCGGTGATCCGGGAACTCATGATCACCCTGAACGTGGAGCAGGGAGGCGAAGTGGCCCAAAGCCTCATGAGCCTCTATGACTATCTTTACTACCAGCTGGTGGAAGCCAACGTGCACAAGAATCCCGAGCCAGTGATCCAGGTGAAGCAGATGCTGGAGGAACTCAGACAGACCTGGGTCGAGGCCATCGACAAGCTGAGGCAGGAGGCACAGCCCGAAGCCGTGACCCCGTCCCCGGCTCCGGTGCCCGTTCAGACCTCCGCTGGGGGCTCGCTTTCGGGAGGGTTCAACCTTGCAGGCTGA
- a CDS encoding flagellar biosynthesis protein FlgN gives MKGQLEVLLEEERQVYLVLEGLIQDEEGCVREQNMEGLMMILQEKQKHISRQEKLLEGWGGLSRAMGVKEGREGPAFWAALSRRVDQEGFHDLVERVNGIRDLAASLLEKEQRVQKELEFHLEAMRAKLVQMKQGRQALKGYARTQGG, from the coding sequence TTGAAAGGACAATTGGAGGTTCTCCTGGAGGAGGAACGCCAGGTCTACCTGGTCCTGGAGGGGTTGATCCAGGACGAAGAAGGCTGCGTCCGGGAACAGAACATGGAGGGTCTCATGATGATCCTCCAGGAAAAACAAAAGCACATTTCCCGGCAGGAGAAACTCCTGGAAGGCTGGGGGGGCTTGTCCCGTGCCATGGGGGTCAAGGAGGGGAGAGAGGGTCCCGCCTTTTGGGCCGCCCTTTCCCGGCGGGTGGATCAGGAGGGATTCCACGATCTGGTGGAACGGGTCAACGGAATCCGAGATCTGGCGGCGTCCCTTCTGGAAAAGGAGCAGCGGGTTCAGAAGGAGCTGGAGTTCCATCTGGAGGCGATGCGGGCGAAGCTCGTCCAGATGAAGCAAGGGCGCCAGGCACTGAAAGGCTATGCGCGAACGCAGGGAGGCTGA
- a CDS encoding M48 family metallopeptidase codes for MRERREAETRAHPCVLVLCLVAFLFALSSCPRAEGAATSADVLSREIRTGKEVSEQIEKHWTRVTDPVLCARLEMILDRLRPTLSRPLPYELRLVDRPEPNAFALPGGICYLTRGMLGFVRSDPELAGVVAHELVHADRRHGMIQMARNERVSLLALAVAVASRGQAAAVLLANLGQMAVMNAYSRDLEREADAGALGMLLQGGYDPVGMVTLLERLQEEQLKHPYVDPGIAQDHPDLTERIRYVEEVLEEKGIRVARKGVLGLLRVRVSREGPEWTVRLDDRLWLRCPEAPGAEAWSARVARRLEEQMQMELAPHEILLVGEGPSRSLRVGGKLLLASGELPPLPTQTLDSLRETLVESLLEAQKKHPMGRFLQ; via the coding sequence ATGCGCGAACGCAGGGAGGCTGAAACGCGGGCCCACCCCTGCGTCCTGGTCCTGTGTCTGGTTGCCTTCCTCTTTGCCCTTTCCTCCTGTCCTCGCGCGGAAGGAGCGGCCACGTCGGCGGATGTCCTGTCCCGGGAGATCCGGACGGGCAAGGAGGTCTCCGAGCAGATCGAGAAGCACTGGACGCGGGTGACGGACCCGGTCCTGTGCGCCCGGTTGGAGATGATCCTGGATAGGCTTCGTCCCACCCTGTCCCGTCCTCTTCCTTACGAGCTTCGCCTTGTGGATCGACCGGAGCCCAATGCCTTTGCCCTCCCCGGGGGCATTTGCTACCTCACCCGGGGGATGTTGGGCTTCGTGCGCAGCGACCCGGAGCTGGCGGGGGTGGTGGCCCACGAGCTGGTCCACGCGGATCGTCGGCACGGGATGATCCAGATGGCGCGAAACGAGCGGGTCTCCCTGCTTGCCCTCGCGGTGGCCGTGGCCAGTCGAGGCCAGGCCGCAGCGGTGCTGCTGGCCAACCTGGGCCAGATGGCGGTGATGAACGCCTACAGTCGGGACTTGGAGCGGGAAGCGGATGCCGGAGCCCTCGGCATGCTTTTGCAGGGAGGGTACGATCCCGTGGGCATGGTGACCCTTCTGGAGAGGCTGCAGGAAGAGCAGCTGAAGCACCCCTATGTGGACCCGGGAATCGCTCAGGACCATCCGGACCTCACGGAACGGATTCGTTACGTGGAGGAGGTCCTTGAGGAAAAGGGAATCCGAGTGGCGCGAAAGGGCGTTCTCGGACTCCTTCGCGTCCGGGTGAGCCGCGAGGGTCCGGAGTGGACGGTCCGCCTGGATGATCGGCTGTGGCTTCGCTGTCCTGAGGCGCCCGGGGCGGAAGCGTGGAGCGCCCGTGTAGCCCGAAGGCTTGAGGAACAGATGCAGATGGAACTGGCTCCCCACGAAATCCTGCTCGTCGGCGAGGGTCCCTCTCGGTCCCTTAGGGTGGGGGGAAAACTGCTGCTGGCTTCGGGAGAATTGCCCCCCCTTCCGACTCAGACCCTCGACTCCCTTCGGGAGACTCTTGTAGAATCCCTCCTAGAAGCCCAGAAGAAACACCCCATGGGACGTTTCCTCCAGTAA
- the dnaX gene encoding DNA polymerase III subunit gamma/tau → MYLSLYRRYRPSCFSEIVGQEGVVEALLRSLQEGRASHAYLFSGPRGCGKTSAARLVAKRLNCASPAPGGESCGQCPSCLALAAGEHMDVVEIDGASNRGIEEIRELKSHVSLAPFQSPHKVYIIDEVHMLTEPAFNALLKTLEEPPSRVYFILATTEPQKVPVTIRSRCVHLPFQRIPNDDVVARLHEVCRAEGVEAEPQALWEIARQSDGALRDALSLLEQVLALQPEAVTVAALRRLLGGTGREDLERWLQAFRQEPGQAFPHLSRLAQRGANLERLLEGFYLLFRDLLFFRIWGEAILPGLGVSPEEAEYLRQEALQWSESSLERGAALCASLFPRARQGLRADVFSGLLFQRLGEARQLPEGAPRGGPIVPEPTEPSGGENAPSPPPVSRPLPPFRQEPCGERGSGTAGVAPSPPVFPLPVEESSCPVPRVREEDEEKAGLGEVEEEQRVSDPSGWNPLVLYLAQRDLPLAAGILRSRIVREGESLALVVPEEDRILSQTLRSPKSRRILREGAQSLFGGELRLAGEEAPPSSPPEREGAPGSPEGDSFTPPDSVVSRVEGLGREFQAPPGGEPAEKGEWIHEAISWLDAEVLFIQKGTREEESGTGDGGVGE, encoded by the coding sequence ATGTATCTCTCCCTGTATCGGCGGTATCGTCCCTCCTGTTTTTCCGAGATTGTGGGTCAGGAAGGGGTAGTGGAGGCCCTCCTTCGGTCCCTGCAGGAGGGTAGGGCCAGTCATGCCTATCTGTTCTCCGGGCCTCGGGGCTGCGGCAAGACCAGCGCCGCCCGTCTGGTGGCCAAGCGGTTGAACTGCGCCAGTCCCGCCCCGGGAGGAGAGAGCTGCGGGCAATGCCCGAGCTGCCTTGCCTTGGCGGCGGGAGAGCATATGGACGTGGTGGAGATCGACGGGGCGTCGAACCGGGGGATCGAGGAGATTCGGGAACTCAAGAGCCACGTGTCCCTGGCCCCTTTCCAGTCCCCTCACAAGGTCTACATCATCGACGAGGTCCACATGCTCACCGAACCGGCCTTCAACGCCCTCCTCAAAACCCTGGAGGAGCCGCCGTCCCGGGTCTATTTCATCTTGGCCACCACGGAGCCCCAGAAGGTGCCCGTCACCATCCGTTCCCGATGCGTCCACCTGCCCTTCCAGCGAATCCCCAACGACGACGTGGTGGCTCGGCTTCACGAAGTCTGCCGGGCGGAGGGAGTGGAGGCGGAACCCCAAGCCCTTTGGGAGATCGCCCGGCAGTCCGACGGAGCCCTTCGGGATGCCCTATCCCTCCTGGAACAGGTGCTGGCCCTTCAGCCCGAGGCTGTTACGGTGGCCGCCCTGCGTCGCCTCCTGGGGGGTACGGGAAGAGAGGATCTGGAGAGGTGGCTCCAGGCCTTCCGGCAGGAGCCAGGTCAGGCCTTTCCCCACCTCTCCCGACTGGCCCAGCGCGGGGCGAACCTGGAGAGGCTTCTGGAAGGGTTCTACCTCCTCTTTCGAGACCTTCTCTTTTTCCGGATCTGGGGGGAAGCCATCCTTCCCGGATTGGGGGTTTCTCCAGAGGAGGCGGAGTACCTGCGCCAGGAGGCCCTCCAGTGGTCCGAGTCCTCTCTGGAAAGGGGCGCGGCCCTGTGCGCCTCCCTTTTCCCACGGGCTCGGCAGGGGCTTCGGGCGGACGTGTTCTCCGGTCTACTCTTTCAGCGTCTGGGAGAGGCACGGCAGCTCCCCGAAGGGGCCCCGAGGGGGGGCCCTATTGTGCCGGAGCCCACAGAGCCCTCCGGTGGGGAAAACGCCCCGTCCCCTCCCCCCGTTTCCCGGCCCCTCCCCCCTTTCCGGCAGGAACCATGCGGCGAGCGCGGGTCCGGTACGGCGGGGGTTGCGCCCTCTCCTCCCGTCTTTCCGCTTCCGGTGGAGGAGTCCTCCTGTCCGGTCCCTCGGGTGAGGGAGGAGGACGAAGAGAAGGCGGGTCTCGGGGAGGTCGAGGAGGAACAGCGGGTTTCCGACCCCTCGGGATGGAATCCCCTGGTGCTGTACCTGGCCCAGCGGGACCTGCCCCTGGCGGCGGGGATTCTCCGCTCCCGGATCGTCCGGGAGGGGGAGTCCCTTGCGCTGGTCGTGCCGGAGGAGGACCGGATCCTTTCCCAGACCCTTCGCAGCCCCAAGTCCCGCCGCATCCTTCGGGAGGGGGCTCAGAGCCTTTTTGGGGGGGAGCTGCGGCTTGCCGGGGAGGAGGCCCCCCCGTCGTCTCCTCCGGAGAGAGAAGGTGCCCCCGGCTCTCCCGAGGGGGATTCCTTTACCCCCCCCGACTCCGTGGTTTCACGGGTGGAGGGCTTGGGAAGGGAATTCCAGGCACCTCCAGGCGGGGAACCTGCGGAGAAGGGTGAGTGGATCCACGAGGCCATTTCCTGGTTGGATGCGGAGGTCCTCTTCATCCAAAAGGGAACCAGGGAGGAAGAATCCGGCACGGGTGACGGAGGGGTGGGGGAATGA